From a region of the Leptospira venezuelensis genome:
- a CDS encoding acyl-CoA thioesterase, producing METVGTQKIREGHKHSLNVRWDELDANRHVNNKNYQGYLDEARMRAMRDWGAPMEEFADKGFGPVILNLNLKFIKEISYPEEIIIESDLVLTSPTRAVFEQKIVLSNGKIACHASTERTLLDLNRKRPAKFLDVLK from the coding sequence ATGGAAACCGTAGGAACGCAAAAAATCAGAGAAGGTCATAAACATTCTTTAAACGTAAGATGGGACGAGTTAGATGCAAATAGACATGTGAATAATAAAAACTACCAAGGATATCTGGATGAGGCCAGAATGAGAGCTATGAGAGATTGGGGAGCTCCTATGGAAGAATTTGCAGATAAAGGTTTTGGTCCAGTAATCTTGAATTTGAATCTAAAATTTATAAAGGAAATCTCGTATCCGGAAGAAATCATTATAGAGTCAGATCTTGTTTTGACTTCCCCTACAAGAGCAGTCTTTGAACAAAAAATAGTTTTGTCAAATGGTAAGATTGCCTGTCATGCAAGTACTGAGCGGACTTTGTTGGACCTGAATCGCAAACGTCCTGCTAAGTTTTTAGATGTTCTTAAATAG
- a CDS encoding SH3 domain-containing protein, with protein MSNIKVLLVLLLFHFSNCLPQKTISPEEARKSEFSKITTYYSGKDGNGYETPNESASVVVRFSKGEKIKILESLSDPRRNLYGWVIVQTESGTKAWIKQETIKAKLLFNEGIGEIYSISKPYGNDGYVSEPQLSGENIGLILDLFIHKGEIISFGPWDKKKNKQFSVSSKEGLKYLSFKKGQTLELGKARRLDEKQDEQSGCWFGYPFNARLKLSESEISYKEDLVFKGDIQPKLFPGKVEYGAKNKDYIKILNSLARELIRYAPKEKLGEIPELKCDAGEHCHTALWSLPEKKYLFATLESRHEVTGEFHSLFLIILLEDGKEKVVSYLFDKGFETAGRFFTKLTDMDGNGVPEVWVSDQNSQNESFIERIFLLDRDLFLRIGEKYWTGC; from the coding sequence ATGAGCAATATTAAAGTCTTACTTGTACTTCTATTATTCCATTTTTCGAACTGCCTACCTCAAAAAACTATTTCACCGGAAGAGGCACGTAAGAGCGAATTTTCTAAAATAACCACTTACTATTCCGGAAAAGATGGGAATGGTTATGAAACTCCGAACGAATCTGCTTCTGTCGTCGTTCGATTTTCGAAAGGAGAAAAGATAAAAATTTTAGAATCTCTTTCCGATCCGCGTAGGAATTTATATGGATGGGTTATAGTCCAAACTGAATCAGGTACGAAAGCATGGATTAAACAAGAAACAATAAAAGCTAAATTATTGTTCAATGAAGGGATTGGTGAAATCTACTCAATATCTAAACCTTATGGAAATGATGGTTATGTTTCCGAACCGCAACTTTCCGGAGAGAATATAGGACTAATTTTAGATTTGTTCATTCATAAGGGTGAGATCATTTCCTTTGGTCCATGGGATAAGAAAAAAAATAAACAATTTTCTGTGAGTTCTAAGGAAGGCTTAAAGTATCTTTCATTTAAGAAAGGACAAACCTTAGAATTAGGAAAAGCAAGAAGATTGGACGAAAAGCAGGATGAACAATCCGGATGTTGGTTTGGATATCCATTCAACGCACGTCTGAAACTTTCTGAATCAGAAATTTCTTATAAAGAAGATCTAGTATTTAAGGGAGATATTCAACCTAAATTGTTTCCGGGAAAGGTTGAATATGGAGCGAAAAATAAGGATTATATAAAGATCTTAAATTCACTTGCCAGAGAACTTATTAGATATGCTCCAAAAGAAAAATTAGGGGAAATTCCAGAATTAAAATGTGATGCAGGAGAACATTGTCATACCGCTCTTTGGAGTCTTCCTGAGAAAAAATATCTTTTTGCGACTTTAGAAAGCCGTCATGAGGTGACAGGGGAATTTCATTCGTTATTTTTAATCATCTTGCTTGAAGATGGAAAAGAGAAGGTAGTTTCCTATTTATTTGATAAAGGATTTGAGACCGCCGGACGTTTTTTTACTAAACTCACTGACATGGATGGAAATGGAGTCCCGGAAGTTTGGGTAAGCGACCAAAACTCTCAAAATGAATCCTTTATAGAAAGAATCTTTTTACTTGATAGAGATCTATTTTTACGCATCGGGGAGAAATATTGGACTGGTTGCTAA
- a CDS encoding heme oxygenase (biliverdin-producing): protein MSLAQALRDGTSESHTIAENNAFIRCFMKGVLEPKSYAKHLESFYFVYAAMEEELENKKDHSIVGKIRFPELYRKGMIEKDLAHFFQPGHSPKATPATEAYVKHIRETANTSPELLVAHSYVRYLGDLSGGQILKRVAAKALGIEGTSGLDFYEFPEISSPKDFKDKYRNTLDSLSLSDSEKEKIVQEANEVFKLNGKIFDELEETLISSIGKAKFEEVLASPARH, encoded by the coding sequence ATGAGCCTAGCCCAAGCATTAAGAGACGGAACCTCCGAATCTCATACCATTGCAGAAAACAACGCATTCATTCGCTGCTTTATGAAAGGAGTATTGGAGCCCAAAAGTTACGCCAAACATTTGGAATCTTTCTATTTCGTTTATGCAGCAATGGAAGAAGAGCTAGAAAATAAAAAAGACCATTCAATCGTAGGAAAGATCAGATTCCCTGAATTATATAGAAAAGGAATGATCGAAAAGGATTTAGCACACTTTTTCCAGCCAGGACATTCTCCAAAGGCGACTCCAGCTACGGAAGCTTACGTAAAACATATTAGAGAAACTGCAAATACTTCTCCCGAATTATTAGTGGCTCATAGTTATGTTCGTTATTTAGGAGATCTTTCTGGCGGACAGATCTTGAAAAGAGTAGCAGCCAAAGCTTTGGGAATAGAAGGAACATCAGGTCTGGACTTTTACGAATTTCCTGAAATTTCCAGCCCGAAAGATTTTAAGGATAAATATAGAAATACCTTAGATTCTCTTTCTCTCTCCGATTCCGAAAAAGAAAAAATCGTACAAGAGGCTAATGAAGTTTTTAAACTGAACGGGAAAATTTTCGATGAGTTAGAAGAAACTTTGATCTCCTCCATAGGCAAAGCCAAATTCGAAGAAGTTTTAGCGAGTCCTGCGAGGCACTGA
- a CDS encoding serine/threonine protein kinase, whose protein sequence is METPGKEFYNRLDIDSVLSAVEDAGFSVSGHCLALNSLENRVYDVGLEEGGRLVVKFYRPGRWTLNQILEEHSFLKELEEGEIPVVAPLPLENGVTVRETKEIYYTIWPLQKGRLVEELDKNNLIQTGRLLARIHNIGSSKPAKHRVEYNLKNFGEKPLRFLKEKEFLPTHLWKRYEDAANRIFNSFSEASKDMPFHRIHGDCHKGNLIQTADGLCFIDFDDFVTGPAVQDFWMLLPFGDSSSEYEREIFLEGYREFREFRSSWLDLVEPLRGLRYIHYSAWIAKRWEDPSFPNAFPHFGTEEYWERETQDLERLGSDLPVSSEEDGRNSFQKTEESELTNKDFFWDMED, encoded by the coding sequence ATGGAAACTCCAGGCAAAGAATTCTACAATCGACTCGATATAGATTCCGTTTTATCAGCGGTCGAAGACGCTGGATTTTCAGTTTCAGGACATTGCCTTGCATTAAACAGTTTAGAGAACAGAGTCTATGATGTTGGCTTAGAAGAAGGTGGAAGACTCGTAGTAAAATTTTACCGCCCAGGACGCTGGACTCTTAATCAAATATTAGAAGAGCATTCTTTTTTAAAGGAATTGGAAGAAGGAGAGATCCCTGTTGTAGCTCCTCTACCCTTAGAAAACGGAGTTACTGTCAGAGAAACAAAAGAAATTTATTATACGATCTGGCCTCTCCAAAAAGGAAGATTGGTAGAAGAACTAGACAAAAACAATTTGATCCAAACCGGAAGATTACTCGCCAGGATCCACAATATTGGATCCTCTAAACCGGCAAAACACAGAGTAGAATACAATCTCAAAAATTTCGGAGAGAAACCATTGCGGTTTTTAAAAGAGAAGGAGTTCCTTCCAACTCATCTATGGAAAAGATATGAAGATGCAGCCAACCGGATTTTCAACTCGTTTTCCGAAGCTTCCAAAGATATGCCATTCCATCGTATCCACGGAGATTGCCATAAAGGAAATTTAATACAAACCGCAGACGGACTTTGTTTTATAGACTTCGATGATTTTGTGACCGGCCCCGCAGTTCAGGATTTTTGGATGCTTTTACCTTTTGGAGATTCCTCCTCCGAGTATGAAAGAGAGATCTTTTTAGAAGGTTACAGAGAGTTCCGAGAATTTCGTTCTTCTTGGTTAGATCTTGTGGAACCGTTACGAGGCCTACGTTATATTCATTATTCTGCATGGATCGCGAAACGTTGGGAAGATCCTTCTTTTCCGAATGCATTTCCTCATTTCGGAACGGAAGAATATTGGGAAAGAGAAACTCAGGATCTGGAAAGATTGGGATCGGATCTTCCTGTATCTTCTGAAGAAGATGGTAGGAACTCCTTTCAAAAAACGGAAGAATCTGAACTTACAAATAAAGATTTTTTCTGGGATATGGAGGATTAA
- a CDS encoding EAL domain-containing protein, producing the protein MEHAIAKEAEIIPFFQPILSVEDGQIFAHEVLARKKTSDDIVSAGYLFSAEAGLSDSELGELEEGIWRKALEKLKIHPDQSKLFLNISPNRLYRELENERIDSFRLLRLAREYGIEPNRIILEVTEEEFSGSLDSLRIAVDLLRAYGFKIALDDLGSEASGIERVGLLRPDFLKLDLRLIRASSRSPSVRKVLEHIRDLAFSLGASVLYEGLETQEELYFALEGGARFLQGFLLLRPGAELSSGKEPSLSIKEMVKFFHQKKIEALRQELNFENKIRLTLGEFLNPFPVLKIANRYLIDAYTVFQSSKEIHRVYITDSKGTQLSPYYMRTGEDSFRETSHGIGKNWSYLPYFYRQLRDSMRKPDDWGMSERYFDSDAVKDLIVFSREVESGAYVFLDVTAPRLY; encoded by the coding sequence ATGGAGCACGCAATCGCCAAAGAAGCGGAAATCATTCCATTCTTTCAACCGATTTTGTCTGTTGAAGATGGACAAATATTCGCTCACGAGGTTTTGGCTCGCAAAAAAACTTCAGATGATATCGTTTCTGCTGGTTACTTATTTTCGGCAGAGGCAGGGCTAAGTGATTCAGAGCTCGGTGAGTTAGAAGAAGGGATCTGGAGAAAAGCATTAGAAAAACTTAAAATTCATCCAGATCAATCCAAATTATTCCTAAATATTTCCCCTAATCGTCTTTATAGAGAATTGGAGAATGAAAGAATAGATTCCTTTAGATTATTACGTTTAGCCAGAGAATATGGAATAGAACCTAATCGTATCATTTTAGAAGTTACAGAAGAAGAATTTTCCGGAAGTTTGGACTCCTTAAGGATAGCAGTAGACCTTCTCCGCGCGTACGGATTTAAAATCGCATTGGACGATCTAGGATCGGAGGCTTCAGGTATAGAAAGAGTGGGACTTCTCCGCCCAGACTTTTTAAAATTAGACCTTAGATTAATAAGAGCCTCCTCTCGTTCTCCATCCGTGAGAAAAGTATTAGAACATATCCGCGACCTTGCATTCTCATTAGGAGCTTCTGTTCTATACGAGGGTTTAGAAACCCAAGAAGAATTGTATTTTGCATTAGAGGGCGGAGCAAGGTTCCTGCAGGGATTTTTACTTTTAAGGCCTGGAGCTGAACTTTCTTCAGGCAAGGAACCTTCTCTTTCGATCAAAGAAATGGTGAAATTTTTTCATCAGAAAAAAATAGAAGCACTTAGGCAAGAGCTGAATTTCGAAAATAAGATCAGACTAACTTTAGGGGAGTTTCTAAACCCTTTTCCTGTATTAAAAATCGCTAATCGATATTTGATAGATGCTTATACCGTTTTTCAATCATCTAAAGAGATCCACAGGGTATATATCACTGACTCTAAAGGAACTCAATTGTCTCCATATTATATGAGAACAGGAGAAGATTCATTTAGAGAAACAAGTCACGGGATCGGTAAAAATTGGTCTTATCTTCCCTATTTCTATAGGCAGTTAAGAGATTCTATGAGAAAGCCAGATGATTGGGGAATGAGCGAACGTTACTTTGATAGCGATGCAGTAAAGGACCTTATCGTTTTTAGCAGAGAGGTAGAATCGGGCGCCTATGTATTTTTGGACGTGACCGCTCCTCGTCTGTATTAA
- a CDS encoding TetR/AcrR family transcriptional regulator yields MKISAESAKEKRNTLIQKGIDRFRKFGYSATGIQEIANEAEIPKASFYNYFPTKQDFASEALAYYSENAILWNEKILQKTKEDPISSLLNLYKERIKLEKKLLKEGVSCLVNVFGQELGYSEPSLQKPFQNYFDSALDQLASIIQKVRTFKKLNISGSDREFALFLESSWRGAMLVTRAMGSLEPAENFYKYLIQILGHKE; encoded by the coding sequence ATGAAAATCAGTGCAGAATCTGCAAAGGAGAAGAGGAATACTCTTATCCAAAAGGGTATTGATCGTTTTCGCAAATTTGGATATTCCGCAACAGGTATCCAGGAAATTGCAAATGAGGCAGAAATTCCGAAAGCTTCCTTTTATAATTACTTTCCTACAAAGCAGGATTTTGCTTCCGAAGCCTTGGCATACTATTCTGAAAATGCAATTCTATGGAATGAAAAGATCCTTCAAAAGACAAAAGAAGATCCAATTTCTTCTCTATTAAACCTATATAAAGAAAGGATCAAACTAGAGAAAAAACTCTTAAAAGAAGGAGTTTCTTGTTTGGTTAACGTATTCGGCCAGGAATTAGGGTATTCTGAACCTTCTCTCCAAAAGCCTTTTCAAAACTATTTTGATTCTGCTTTAGATCAATTAGCTTCTATTATCCAAAAGGTAAGGACATTCAAAAAACTAAATATATCAGGATCAGATAGAGAATTCGCATTGTTTTTGGAATCCTCATGGAGAGGTGCGATGCTTGTAACAAGAGCCATGGGTTCCTTGGAACCTGCGGAAAACTTTTACAAATATCTAATACAAATTTTAGGTCATAAGGAATAA
- a CDS encoding MFS transporter yields the protein MLKVSAKKESSSLGVDSFPWITLSFIFLAMLPVTMIVPVYKEIIKDRLGGTGYGVAWFQSSAMLGSFLFSPLAGWLSDRLGTRKKLIGTFAILDAFLLALLPFMPNTSSLFVLRFLEGGAHIFVIGLLLTCISDKEKDQTSIFYNKGILFGLGGTLLTLGGGVGQSLGFLGNKNPLLPFFVGGFILLALGILSFFLLEEGNLKKSEWEGWQKTKTALTLSPLLLIPIAFHFVDRFTVGYFLSSLNLHLREDLGFSPGQVGGLFGVMFLLMSVLSLPAALLSKRWNSISLVWIGSFIYGIAQASTGFLKTSTELYVSMIACGIGAGIMYVPAMRLASSLAPKGFNASIMTVFTGLGSLGFLLGPLVSISVQESFSHIYNKSQGLEFTGILYGALEILLVLATLPLLSKFLDKEKRLD from the coding sequence TTGTTAAAAGTATCAGCCAAAAAAGAATCCTCCTCTCTTGGGGTGGATTCTTTTCCCTGGATCACATTATCCTTCATCTTTTTAGCTATGCTTCCGGTTACGATGATCGTGCCTGTATATAAAGAGATCATAAAAGATAGATTGGGTGGCACCGGCTACGGAGTGGCTTGGTTCCAAAGTTCCGCGATGCTTGGTTCCTTTTTATTTTCACCTTTAGCAGGATGGCTATCGGATAGATTAGGAACCAGAAAAAAATTAATCGGAACTTTTGCTATATTGGATGCATTTTTATTAGCCCTTCTCCCTTTTATGCCAAATACCTCTTCTCTTTTTGTTTTGAGATTTTTAGAAGGAGGAGCACATATCTTTGTGATAGGTTTACTCCTCACTTGTATTTCAGATAAAGAGAAGGACCAAACATCTATTTTTTATAATAAAGGAATTTTATTCGGATTAGGTGGAACACTTCTTACATTAGGAGGGGGAGTTGGCCAATCCCTTGGATTTTTAGGTAATAAGAACCCTCTTCTACCCTTTTTTGTAGGAGGATTTATTCTTTTGGCTTTGGGAATTTTATCTTTTTTCCTTTTAGAAGAAGGTAATCTCAAAAAATCAGAATGGGAAGGTTGGCAAAAAACAAAAACAGCTTTGACTCTTTCTCCTTTATTACTCATTCCTATCGCTTTTCATTTTGTGGATCGATTTACCGTAGGATATTTTTTAAGTTCTTTAAATTTACATTTGAGAGAGGATTTAGGATTTTCTCCGGGTCAAGTAGGTGGACTCTTCGGAGTCATGTTCTTGTTGATGAGCGTGTTATCTCTGCCTGCAGCACTACTTTCTAAAAGATGGAATTCCATCTCTTTAGTTTGGATTGGTTCCTTTATTTATGGAATTGCACAAGCGAGTACCGGATTTTTAAAAACTTCGACAGAATTATATGTATCCATGATCGCTTGTGGAATAGGAGCCGGGATAATGTATGTACCTGCAATGAGACTCGCTTCATCACTCGCGCCCAAAGGTTTTAATGCAAGTATCATGACTGTATTTACGGGACTCGGGTCTTTAGGATTTCTTTTAGGACCTTTGGTTTCCATCTCCGTTCAAGAATCTTTCAGCCATATTTACAACAAAAGTCAGGGTCTTGAATTTACAGGAATCCTGTATGGAGCATTAGAAATTTTATTGGTTTTAGCCACACTCCCCCTATTATCTAAATTTTTGGATAAAGAAAAAAGACTTGATTAA
- a CDS encoding motility associated factor glycosyltransferase family protein, with protein sequence MSHDLPEKTREIFGKKPYLSLYFQNPPTEPLEFRLEAAKNQNEFFLSKKGRALASAVAPLTQAKRQVDSVSIQSTDLVAILGLGNPHLIREIESKLEPGQILLLIDKDRDLLFPLWEEWLEPVMEVPGRHLFLGENSLSLLWNYLESLPVERVSGIRIVRNAASVSLEEMFYAETDIRLRKILSSKMSDLLTKFEFERIWVRNSLVNTANFLSPPSPRTKIESLKEKFNGTPSLLVSAGPNLRRQCEWIKSIRDKVFVMSCDTSLKVLLKYGIIPDGVMTLDAQTHSVFHFLGEDTSEIPLFADLVSSPPILRNLKFKSVVHSITAKYLVDASGELKREATAGSSSAESLLGPIGDIQSGGSVATTAFDLLRSLGCKPCFLVGQDLAYSGREIHSTGTHHNEKWLTLLNRKTSLEKINEAVVRKRDTRYVPSVTGGEVLTDYVLDLYRHWFEESSKSLDFPVYNVNTQGAKIENAQNIGPEEATQILNGFQNHQYFWQKFPAWKPELIQETLVGSPANFKNELLETIDTIKNEFSKPERKEEAYIDLLSLFRNTLGKWEDLRYLIRKTEVYILRHKDKLNEARKRELFLGAILKEFTGLRRKLLAGEN encoded by the coding sequence ATGTCTCACGATCTCCCGGAAAAAACAAGAGAAATATTCGGGAAAAAACCCTATCTCAGCCTGTATTTCCAAAATCCTCCTACAGAGCCGTTGGAGTTCCGACTCGAGGCGGCCAAAAATCAAAATGAGTTCTTTCTTTCGAAAAAAGGAAGAGCTTTGGCAAGTGCGGTCGCTCCTCTCACCCAAGCAAAACGGCAAGTGGATTCAGTTTCTATACAATCTACGGATCTTGTCGCAATTTTAGGGCTCGGAAACCCTCACTTGATCCGTGAAATAGAATCCAAATTAGAACCGGGGCAAATTTTATTACTCATCGACAAAGACAGAGATCTACTCTTTCCACTTTGGGAAGAATGGTTAGAACCTGTGATGGAAGTTCCTGGAAGACATTTATTCTTGGGAGAAAATTCTCTTTCTCTTCTATGGAATTATTTAGAATCACTTCCAGTAGAACGAGTTTCCGGTATCAGGATCGTTCGCAATGCCGCAAGCGTTTCTTTGGAAGAAATGTTCTACGCGGAAACGGATATAAGGCTTCGAAAAATTCTATCCTCTAAAATGAGCGATCTACTCACCAAATTCGAATTCGAAAGGATTTGGGTGAGAAATTCTTTAGTCAACACTGCAAATTTTTTATCTCCTCCTAGCCCAAGAACCAAAATAGAATCCTTAAAAGAAAAATTTAACGGAACACCTTCCCTACTCGTATCAGCCGGCCCTAATTTACGAAGACAATGTGAATGGATCAAAAGTATAAGAGATAAAGTTTTTGTAATGTCCTGCGATACTTCTCTTAAAGTTCTTCTTAAATACGGGATCATACCGGATGGAGTAATGACATTAGATGCACAAACTCACTCCGTATTCCATTTTTTGGGAGAAGATACATCCGAAATCCCATTATTCGCAGACTTAGTAAGCTCTCCTCCTATACTAAGAAATCTAAAATTTAAGTCGGTTGTCCACAGTATCACCGCGAAGTATTTAGTAGATGCTTCCGGAGAACTAAAAAGAGAAGCAACTGCAGGAAGTTCCAGTGCGGAATCCCTGCTTGGTCCAATCGGAGATATTCAATCTGGTGGAAGTGTTGCTACAACTGCATTCGACTTATTAAGAAGTCTCGGATGTAAACCATGCTTTTTAGTGGGCCAGGACCTTGCCTATTCAGGCAGAGAGATCCATTCCACAGGAACTCACCATAACGAAAAATGGCTTACTCTACTTAATAGAAAAACCAGTTTAGAAAAAATTAATGAAGCAGTTGTCCGAAAAAGAGATACAAGGTATGTTCCTTCTGTCACAGGCGGAGAAGTATTAACGGATTATGTGCTGGATCTATACAGACATTGGTTTGAAGAATCTTCCAAATCCTTAGACTTTCCAGTTTATAATGTAAACACACAAGGTGCAAAAATAGAAAATGCCCAAAATATAGGACCAGAAGAAGCCACACAAATCCTAAACGGATTCCAAAACCACCAATACTTCTGGCAAAAATTTCCCGCATGGAAACCTGAACTAATCCAAGAAACCTTGGTAGGATCTCCTGCAAATTTTAAAAATGAACTTTTAGAAACTATCGACACAATCAAAAACGAATTTTCAAAACCCGAAAGAAAAGAAGAAGCGTACATAGATCTACTTTCACTTTTCAGAAACACATTGGGCAAATGGGAAGATCTAAGATATTTAATCCGAAAAACGGAAGTTTACATTCTCCGCCATAAAGACAAACTGAATGAGGCACGCAAAAGAGAATTATTCTTGGGAGCTATCCTGAAGGAGTTTACTGGTTTAAGAAGAAAGTTGCTTGCCGGAGAGAATTGA
- the plsY gene encoding glycerol-3-phosphate 1-O-acyltransferase PlsY translates to MNELYILFLPSSFLLGSVPFGFLAAKFKGIDIRQKGSGNIGATNVTRMLGWKIGLPVLLLDIAKGAVFPLTIRLLYGESQELVSLFCGVAAVLGHMFSPFLKFKGGKGVATSFGVFAVLAPGPILITLIVFLSLKKIFGFVSIGSIGGAITLPISYYLLSLIDGKSFNTPIFWAIICISSTILVLHRTNLIRLIKGQEFASDKEKYKDQE, encoded by the coding sequence ATGAACGAGCTATATATATTATTTCTTCCTTCTTCTTTTCTTTTAGGTTCTGTTCCTTTCGGATTCCTAGCAGCAAAATTTAAAGGAATAGATATCAGACAAAAAGGAAGCGGGAATATAGGCGCAACCAATGTAACCCGTATGCTTGGATGGAAGATTGGACTTCCTGTTTTACTTTTAGATATAGCTAAAGGTGCAGTGTTTCCGCTCACAATTCGATTATTATATGGGGAATCCCAGGAGTTAGTTTCGCTATTTTGTGGAGTTGCCGCAGTTCTTGGTCATATGTTTTCTCCCTTCTTAAAATTTAAAGGTGGGAAGGGCGTAGCTACTAGTTTCGGAGTATTTGCGGTCCTTGCTCCGGGGCCGATTCTTATTACCTTAATTGTATTCCTAAGTTTGAAAAAAATATTTGGGTTTGTTTCAATCGGCTCCATAGGAGGAGCTATTACTCTACCTATTTCGTATTATCTACTTTCTTTAATAGACGGTAAAAGTTTTAATACACCAATTTTTTGGGCAATCATATGTATCAGTTCTACAATCTTGGTTTTGCATAGAACGAATCTGATCCGGCTAATTAAAGGCCAAGAATTCGCTTCCGATAAAGAAAAGTATAAAGACCAAGAATAA
- a CDS encoding DMT family transporter: MFQNQSIKFFILLVIAMVSWGFAWPSAKSIVGTEPPIVIVFWRFLATALSLIPILIIRKESIALPDKKGLLQVAIGAVLYTIYNQFFLLGLSQGLAGAGGVLVTTMNPIFTYILVHTFQRKLPSGKEFIGLFIGLTGGFLLLKIWEGDWTLLFQSGNVYFLLCAFSWAILSMNSHSTGQRMSPMVYSFYVFSIGTVIDLFLAFPYDLGGVMDNDWNFWVQLLYLSVISTTFGTTVYFYASSRLGSRTASSFIFLVPVTALLGSWMFLGEEPKLSTLLGGVFAISSVIILNRTQGKKEEVLTVPGEEELEVPN; this comes from the coding sequence ATGTTCCAAAATCAATCTATAAAATTTTTTATCCTTCTCGTGATCGCTATGGTGAGTTGGGGATTCGCTTGGCCTTCCGCAAAATCAATTGTCGGAACTGAACCTCCGATAGTAATCGTTTTCTGGAGATTTTTAGCGACAGCACTTTCTTTGATTCCAATACTGATCATCAGAAAAGAATCCATTGCCTTACCAGATAAAAAAGGGCTCTTACAAGTTGCGATAGGCGCAGTCTTATACACGATATATAATCAATTCTTCCTATTAGGACTTAGCCAAGGATTAGCAGGGGCGGGTGGAGTACTCGTCACCACAATGAATCCGATCTTCACCTATATCTTGGTACACACTTTTCAGAGAAAACTACCTTCTGGAAAAGAATTTATAGGGTTATTCATCGGATTGACCGGTGGCTTCTTACTTTTAAAAATTTGGGAAGGAGATTGGACATTACTCTTTCAGTCCGGGAATGTTTACTTTTTACTTTGTGCATTCAGTTGGGCTATTCTAAGTATGAATAGTCATAGTACAGGACAAAGAATGTCTCCGATGGTTTACAGTTTTTATGTGTTCAGCATAGGAACAGTAATCGATTTGTTCCTTGCATTTCCTTATGATTTAGGTGGAGTAATGGACAATGATTGGAATTTTTGGGTACAACTACTTTATCTTTCCGTAATATCTACTACCTTCGGAACAACGGTATACTTTTACGCATCTAGCAGATTGGGATCAAGAACAGCAAGTTCATTTATATTCTTAGTTCCGGTCACTGCACTTCTGGGAAGTTGGATGTTTTTGGGCGAAGAACCTAAATTGAGCACATTACTTGGCGGTGTATTCGCGATTTCTTCGGTGATTATTCTGAATAGAACGCAAGGGAAAAAGGAAGAAGTTTTAACAGTACCAGGGGAAGAGGAGTTAGAAGTTCCGAATTAA
- a CDS encoding SMI1/KNR4 family protein, with product MLQKLIEKLYMLTWKKTKNKEELLNPGSKLNLKELPSPLQKLYLIADGQKEEFPNIFLGHSFMTLSDSLEAKKILDELAEEENWEKEWWDKNWYPFGDGGTGDHLVLDKETGKVLEFIHDSEDRPEYADSIENYLKDLIEGLESGKFYFDPKLGIFNTEQPKTFKPEKSKINWKEFWLDVILCDKPRGFGFTGRIIQTFVFIFYVCLVFLFKWIYSHYISK from the coding sequence ATGCTGCAAAAATTAATCGAAAAACTATATATGCTCACTTGGAAAAAGACAAAAAACAAAGAAGAATTGTTAAATCCGGGCTCAAAGTTAAATCTCAAAGAACTACCGTCTCCTCTTCAAAAATTATATTTAATTGCAGATGGGCAAAAGGAAGAATTCCCAAACATATTTTTAGGTCATTCTTTTATGACTTTGTCTGATTCTTTAGAAGCCAAAAAAATATTAGATGAATTGGCAGAAGAGGAAAATTGGGAAAAAGAATGGTGGGACAAAAATTGGTATCCATTCGGAGACGGAGGAACAGGGGACCATCTTGTTTTAGATAAAGAGACTGGAAAAGTATTAGAATTTATTCACGATTCTGAAGATAGACCTGAATATGCTGACTCAATAGAAAACTATCTAAAAGATCTGATCGAAGGACTGGAATCTGGGAAATTTTATTTTGATCCTAAATTAGGAATTTTTAATACGGAACAACCAAAAACTTTCAAACCGGAAAAATCTAAAATCAATTGGAAAGAATTTTGGCTGGATGTAATATTATGTGATAAACCCAGAGGTTTCGGATTTACCGGACGAATTATCCAAACATTTGTTTTTATATTCTATGTTTGTCTAGTATTTTTATTCAAATGGATCTATTCCCACTATATTAGCAAATAA